GTTTTTAGCTATCGTATCGTTAAATATATAAACGCGTTGTGTTACAAGTCCGATATTTTTACGAATGGACGAGAAGCTAAAGTTGCTCAAATCTCGTTCGTTGATTAGTATATTTCCTTTAGTCGGCTCATAAAATCTAACAAGTAAATTCATAAGAGATGTTTTTCCACCTCCGCTTGAGCCCACAAGCGCTATGAGCTCTGATTTATGCGCGGTTAAATTTATCCCTTTTAAGATGCTTTTTTCGTAGTAGTCAAGATAGACATCTTTAAAATTTATGCTTTCTATTTTGTCTTTTAGCTCGTCTTGTCCCTCTTTTATCTGACTTTTTTTATCCATTAGCTCAAATGTTCTTTCGCTTGCCGCGATAGCGTCTTGCATTTTATTATAGATATTTACCATACGTTTTGCGGGAGTATAGAGCATAAAAAGCGCTGTTAAAAACGAAAAGAAAGCGCCGACACTAAGATCGCCGCTAATGACCTCTTTACCGCCGATGATTATAACTGCGACTATGCCGATAGAGCCGATAGTCTCCATCATAGGGCTTACAAGCTGTTCGATTTTGACGCTTTTTAGATTTAATTTAAAGAATTTATTGTTTTCTGCAACAAACCTTTCATGTTCGTATTTTTGTGCGTTATTTGCTTTAATTATCTCGATATTTGTAAAAATTTCGCTCAAAACAGAGGTTATGTCAGATGTTTTTTCTTGTGAGGCACGAGAAATTTTCTTCATCTTTTTTGCAAGCTTTGATATCGGGTAGATTGCTGCAGGTAAGACAACTAGCGCAAAAAAGGCAAGACTTGGACTTTGATATACTACCACGCATAAAAGTCCAACAACTGTGATAGACTCTCTAATAAGTTCAGGTATCATCGTAGAGACTATGGTTCTTATGCGATCTATGTCGTTTATACAGCGACTTATCAGCTCTCCCGTGCGAAATTCGTTAAAAAATTTCATATCAAGAGAAAGTAAATTTGCTACTATTTTCTCGCGAAATCTCCTAATAATATCTTGTCCGATAAACGCCGTAAAATACGCTTGTGTAAATGCTCCGATATTTTTTAGAAGATAGATAGCTATTATCGCGTAAGGCAGGGTGTAAAGTAAAGCCTCGTTCTTTTCGACAAATATTTTGTTTAACACGGGCTCGACTAGAT
This is a stretch of genomic DNA from Campylobacter sp. RM6914. It encodes these proteins:
- a CDS encoding ABC transporter ATP-binding protein; this translates as MKQFNLKSVLKRFTPYFRDYVPHFILAIIGMIFASLGTAATAYLVEPVLNKIFVEKNEALLYTLPYAIIAIYLLKNIGAFTQAYFTAFIGQDIIRRFREKIVANLLSLDMKFFNEFRTGELISRCINDIDRIRTIVSTMIPELIRESITVVGLLCVVVYQSPSLAFFALVVLPAAIYPISKLAKKMKKISRASQEKTSDITSVLSEIFTNIEIIKANNAQKYEHERFVAENNKFFKLNLKSVKIEQLVSPMMETIGSIGIVAVIIIGGKEVISGDLSVGAFFSFLTALFMLYTPAKRMVNIYNKMQDAIAASERTFELMDKKSQIKEGQDELKDKIESINFKDVYLDYYEKSILKGINLTAHKSELIALVGSSGGGKTSLMNLLVRFYEPTKGNILINERDLSNFSFSSIRKNIGLVTQRVYIFNDTIAKNVAYGRDFDKNAVINALKMANAYEFVSAMDDGIDSILNEFGTNLSGGQRQRIAIARALYANPQILIFDEATSALDNESEKEITSAINNLRKDKIIFIIAHRLSTVQNADKIAVLSGGKIVGIGKDSELENSCEVYAKLKGKALV